From Paenibacillus graminis, a single genomic window includes:
- a CDS encoding suppressor of fused domain protein, with the protein MSEEELNADGWAAIDEALEQLYGEQEQKHYGTAIPYMLGGPDPLNGISVYEVREPLPHWHFITYGFSELYEKESEDPEHSGYGFELTFRLFKSAAEDEPPAWALNLLQNLGRYVFNSGNVFRSGDYMDANGPIALEADTPLTALAFIADPLLPAIDTPNGRVEFIQLAGITNDELLAMQVWNTLGVLAEMKEHLPLYMTDLQRDSLLKLPAIAEAVRLGSESEGSNTGALYVDQLAWENPADDSVHTLQLGAKQAEIVGKLLRGRLLKGRTLTLAGPEISVSFETGDAPGFEIRGELIILKLDEAAGTALSEIFRPSAGLYSLPGWPELAVRIVPTHITDNEGTIVKTIG; encoded by the coding sequence ATGAGCGAAGAAGAATTGAACGCAGACGGCTGGGCGGCCATAGATGAAGCCCTGGAGCAGCTCTATGGAGAACAGGAGCAGAAGCATTACGGAACCGCTATACCCTACATGCTTGGTGGGCCCGATCCGTTGAATGGAATCAGCGTATATGAAGTACGGGAACCCCTTCCGCATTGGCATTTTATAACCTATGGCTTCTCGGAGCTTTATGAAAAAGAGTCGGAAGATCCTGAGCACAGCGGCTATGGTTTTGAGCTGACCTTCCGGCTGTTCAAGTCCGCTGCCGAGGATGAGCCTCCTGCCTGGGCGCTGAATCTGCTGCAGAACCTGGGCCGCTATGTATTTAACAGCGGCAATGTGTTCCGTTCCGGGGATTACATGGATGCCAATGGCCCCATTGCCCTCGAAGCGGATACGCCGCTGACCGCGCTGGCTTTTATTGCAGACCCGCTGCTGCCGGCAATAGACACGCCTAATGGGCGGGTAGAGTTCATACAGCTGGCGGGCATTACTAACGACGAACTGCTGGCTATGCAGGTCTGGAACACCCTTGGCGTCCTGGCGGAAATGAAGGAACACCTTCCGCTGTATATGACCGATCTGCAGCGGGATTCACTGCTGAAACTGCCGGCAATCGCAGAGGCTGTACGGCTGGGCAGCGAGAGCGAAGGCTCTAACACGGGGGCCTTGTATGTGGACCAGTTGGCTTGGGAGAACCCGGCAGACGATTCAGTCCATACCTTGCAGCTGGGAGCCAAGCAAGCCGAAATCGTCGGCAAACTGCTGCGGGGCAGACTGCTTAAGGGGCGCACCCTAACCTTGGCCGGTCCTGAGATCTCTGTCAGCTTCGAGACTGGTGATGCTCCCGGCTTCGAAATTCGCGGAGAACTCATTATCCTTAAGCTGGATGAGGCTGCCGGGACAGCACTTTCGGAAATTTTCCGGCCGTCAGCGGGACTGTATTCTCTCCCCGGCTGGCCGGAGCTCGCAGTACGGATCGTCCCAACACATATCACTGACAATGAAGGAACAATTGTCAAGACGATAGGCTGA
- a CDS encoding EamA family transporter → MKDLKYLLSVLVGAMSYGILSTIVVLAYGEGYQLGEVVGTQLLTGCILAWLLALYTKIRQTRKQRSQGITPAAARQASPALTWKQRILLMLAGAPTVVTGLVYYQSLRYIPASLAIILLFQFTWISVLIQAVSKRQRPDKVTLLTLLLLFGGTLLAAGIMDKGAAHFNVLGLALGLLSAVSYSMFIIFSGKAVPSAHPAYRSAWMVTGGLLLLCILFPPYFLFNGLLWGQLLLFGFLLGLFGAFIPPVLFAIGVPHIGGGMAGILGAAELPVAVLLSSFVLHEQVSGLQWTGVVLVLLGVMLPELYKLRWRMADTEASQA, encoded by the coding sequence ATGAAAGATTTGAAATATTTGTTATCTGTATTAGTAGGCGCCATGAGCTATGGCATCCTATCCACAATCGTCGTCTTGGCATACGGAGAGGGCTATCAGCTCGGGGAAGTGGTCGGTACGCAGCTGTTGACCGGCTGCATTCTGGCTTGGCTGCTGGCCTTATATACCAAGATTAGGCAGACACGCAAACAACGCAGCCAAGGCATCACACCAGCTGCTGCCCGGCAGGCCTCGCCGGCTCTCACTTGGAAGCAGAGAATTCTGCTCATGCTTGCGGGAGCGCCAACGGTGGTAACAGGGCTGGTCTACTACCAGTCATTGCGGTACATTCCGGCTTCGCTGGCCATCATTCTGCTGTTCCAGTTCACTTGGATCAGCGTGCTGATTCAGGCAGTCAGCAAACGCCAGCGGCCAGACAAGGTGACACTGCTGACCTTGCTGCTGCTTTTTGGCGGGACCCTGCTCGCGGCAGGAATCATGGATAAGGGTGCGGCGCATTTCAATGTACTTGGGCTCGCGCTGGGCCTATTGTCTGCGGTCAGCTACTCCATGTTCATTATCTTTAGCGGCAAAGCCGTTCCCTCCGCGCATCCGGCGTACCGGAGCGCGTGGATGGTTACCGGCGGCCTGCTGCTGTTATGCATTCTCTTCCCGCCGTATTTCCTCTTTAATGGCCTTCTGTGGGGACAGCTGCTGCTGTTTGGATTCTTGCTGGGGTTGTTCGGAGCGTTTATTCCCCCGGTTTTGTTTGCGATCGGGGTCCCTCATATCGGTGGGGGCATGGCGGGCATTCTCGGTGCCGCTGAGCTGCCGGTCGCCGTACTGCTGTCCTCATTCGTACTGCATGAGCAGGTCAGCGGGCTGCAGTGGACCGGAGTTGTCCTGGTGCTGCTGGGTGTGATGCTGCCTGAGCTGTATAAGCTCCGGTGGCGGATGGCCGACACCGAAGCTTCTCAGGCGTAG
- a CDS encoding helix-turn-helix domain-containing protein → MITTIDTSSRLDKEVYLLSNMQQSNRKNAPNQLLIEVFQDCIFNIKDHLSGTFLFLLTDEEGVLLAMDYSRNLEAIVSRSPIRLGMYFSENSCGVNAISEAIAKGCPVYLPPEDHESPFFHNWHCFSVPLNVGNATLGYLDVSTINADMKSELIAIAKLIPADMMISYQVQLANQAAGQLPKPLSERQLKVLELISQGLTGKAIASKLKIKECTVNHHKKIIFEKLGVQSSSEAVSVATRMFIL, encoded by the coding sequence ATGATTACAACCATCGATACATCTAGCCGACTTGATAAAGAAGTCTACTTGTTATCGAATATGCAGCAATCTAACCGAAAAAACGCTCCGAATCAACTTTTAATTGAAGTTTTTCAGGACTGTATATTCAATATTAAGGATCATCTTTCAGGTACATTTTTATTTCTTCTTACCGATGAGGAGGGCGTTCTTCTTGCGATGGATTATAGCCGTAATCTGGAAGCCATTGTAAGCCGGTCCCCAATTCGTTTGGGAATGTATTTTTCAGAAAATAGTTGTGGTGTTAATGCGATATCAGAGGCCATTGCGAAGGGCTGTCCCGTATATTTACCGCCTGAAGACCACGAAAGCCCTTTTTTTCACAATTGGCATTGTTTTTCGGTTCCGTTAAATGTCGGGAATGCAACGTTAGGATACCTTGATGTTTCAACGATTAATGCGGATATGAAAAGCGAACTGATAGCGATCGCCAAGCTGATTCCGGCAGATATGATGATCAGCTACCAGGTCCAACTCGCTAACCAGGCTGCCGGACAGCTTCCCAAGCCGCTGAGTGAGCGGCAATTAAAAGTTCTTGAACTGATTTCTCAAGGACTGACAGGAAAAGCGATTGCCTCCAAATTAAAAATAAAAGAGTGCACAGTGAACCACCATAAAAAAATCATTTTTGAAAAATTAGGGGTTCAATCCAGCTCGGAAGCCGTTTCAGTCGCAACCCGCATGTTTATATTGTAG
- a CDS encoding PilZ domain-containing protein: MNNNRRTEPFRYTLKEPAPVDLHILTINGIPVPPKPVNAVLYDISRSGCHLAFPLNVNPEINLVRVGMEMVLSAESMYIEGTLKWNREQDATFHYGIQMDIPEEDRDRLPSVLRRLAGEGKILVR; this comes from the coding sequence ATGAACAATAACCGCAGAACCGAACCTTTTCGCTATACCCTTAAAGAACCTGCCCCCGTTGATCTTCATATCCTTACTATTAACGGAATTCCGGTTCCTCCTAAACCCGTCAATGCCGTACTGTATGACATTAGCCGTTCGGGATGCCATTTGGCGTTTCCTCTGAATGTTAATCCTGAAATTAACCTGGTACGTGTTGGCATGGAGATGGTCCTTTCCGCAGAGTCTATGTACATAGAAGGAACGTTGAAATGGAACAGAGAGCAGGATGCCACTTTTCATTACGGAATTCAAATGGATATTCCTGAAGAGGACCGTGATCGTCTTCCAAGTGTACTGCGCAGGCTAGCCGGGGAAGGAAAGATACTGGTTCGTTGA
- a CDS encoding AraC family transcriptional regulator — protein MNLNDHIKLWNHASIKVLDIRSNRLEPGTEFRRYPLPASAFVYAYQGHACVQMDDNRLTLRRNRIMHGGRGAVLHIKAEESFEYFLVLYKAVLLLPPSSKLLLQLEQDDPFKCQYSFDPLYPLPLLSRLEQMYEDWMTFDPLHSLHARTLFLQFIHELLWQMQRQGIAPVQPDLLAQVLRYMQEHYMEPVALESLAELFDCSISYLSKLFKSRINESPIKVLTQIRMEAAANYLRHSNFSLQELAERVGYTDAHTFSRNFKKHYGLPPAQFKLQFRGEGPVPKLPVFHPKSALAADNSQCYSIKSNENYYHLRKRGGLPVRSGTKPASIATAVLMLCFTLLISACSNTPNPANRVADGNNTQAVSTINPEAGAAKESSNTGNAHAATKAYVDSKGEVTIPMNPKRIIDLTGSAIGNLLVLDVKPIAAADDSLKNPFHEGRLDNIINIGTEPNAEAILELDPDLIIAFDYIEESQYEQLAQIAPVVRLKYGAGNPQDLLLEFGKITGKEEAAQRWIEEWNAQIAEVKPQITKVVGDKTVSILQPYAKGIYAWGDKGGRGGEILYGDLGLKAPDIIQKTLIDGEGFGGNLSLELLPEYAGDYIFTSNWGWDDGDANVVYGSSIWKSLPAVKNNQVYFIDEKGSYYNDPISLEAQLKFIIESFL, from the coding sequence ATGAATTTGAACGATCATATAAAGCTATGGAATCATGCATCGATTAAAGTGCTGGATATCCGCAGCAATAGACTGGAGCCGGGAACAGAATTTCGGCGCTACCCGCTGCCGGCCAGCGCTTTTGTATATGCATATCAGGGACATGCCTGTGTGCAGATGGATGATAATCGGCTCACGTTGAGAAGGAACCGGATTATGCATGGAGGCCGTGGTGCCGTTCTTCATATTAAGGCAGAGGAATCATTTGAATATTTTCTTGTTTTGTACAAGGCGGTTCTGCTGCTGCCCCCGTCCAGCAAGCTGCTGCTGCAGCTTGAACAGGATGATCCGTTTAAGTGCCAATATAGCTTCGATCCGCTCTATCCTTTGCCGCTGCTGAGCAGGCTGGAGCAAATGTATGAGGACTGGATGACATTTGATCCGCTGCATTCTTTGCATGCAAGGACGCTGTTTCTTCAATTCATTCATGAGCTGTTATGGCAGATGCAGCGTCAAGGAATTGCACCGGTCCAGCCTGATTTGCTGGCCCAGGTGCTTCGTTACATGCAGGAGCACTATATGGAACCGGTTGCGCTGGAATCTTTGGCTGAGCTGTTTGACTGCAGTATCAGTTATTTAAGCAAGCTGTTCAAGAGCCGGATAAATGAAAGTCCGATTAAGGTATTAACGCAAATTCGTATGGAGGCTGCCGCGAATTATTTACGGCACAGTAATTTTTCCCTGCAGGAGCTGGCTGAGCGGGTAGGGTATACTGATGCACATACCTTCAGCCGGAATTTTAAAAAGCATTACGGTCTGCCTCCGGCACAATTTAAGTTGCAGTTTAGGGGAGAAGGGCCTGTACCAAAATTGCCTGTTTTTCATCCGAAATCTGCCCTTGCCGCGGATAATTCCCAGTGCTATAGTATCAAAAGTAATGAGAATTATTATCATTTACGCAAAAGAGGGGGATTACCAGTGAGAAGTGGAACGAAGCCGGCGTCGATTGCCACTGCGGTGTTAATGTTATGTTTTACATTGTTGATCAGTGCTTGCTCCAATACGCCGAATCCGGCAAACCGTGTTGCAGATGGCAATAACACACAAGCAGTGAGTACAATCAATCCGGAAGCAGGCGCAGCTAAAGAAAGCTCCAACACAGGGAATGCGCATGCAGCCACCAAAGCCTATGTGGACAGTAAGGGAGAGGTAACGATTCCGATGAATCCAAAGCGGATTATTGATCTGACAGGAAGTGCGATTGGTAATTTGCTTGTGCTGGATGTCAAACCGATTGCTGCAGCCGATGATTCATTAAAAAATCCGTTCCATGAAGGACGCCTGGATAATATCATCAATATTGGCACAGAGCCGAATGCTGAAGCCATTCTGGAGCTGGACCCGGATCTGATCATTGCTTTTGACTATATCGAAGAGTCTCAATATGAGCAGCTGGCGCAAATCGCTCCAGTGGTCAGACTTAAGTATGGGGCGGGCAATCCGCAGGATTTATTATTGGAATTTGGAAAAATCACTGGCAAGGAAGAGGCAGCACAGCGGTGGATTGAAGAGTGGAATGCCCAAATTGCCGAGGTTAAGCCCCAAATCACCAAGGTGGTCGGCGATAAAACCGTATCGATTCTGCAGCCTTATGCAAAAGGCATCTATGCCTGGGGAGACAAGGGCGGAAGAGGCGGAGAGATTCTCTATGGGGATCTTGGGCTTAAGGCCCCAGATATTATCCAGAAGACACTGATTGACGGCGAGGGATTCGGCGGGAATTTATCGCTTGAATTGCTGCCTGAGTATGCAGGAGATTACATCTTCACAAGCAACTGGGGATGGGATGACGGGGATGCAAATGTCGTCTATGGAAGCAGCATATGGAAATCGCTCCCGGCGGTAAAAAATAATCAGGTCTACTTCATTGATGAGAAGGGTTCCTATTATAATGATCCGATTTCATTGGAGGCCCAGCTCAAGTTCATAATAGAGAGTTTTCTATAG
- a CDS encoding class I SAM-dependent methyltransferase: MKKESLTALVSAFSRAYHAEHNLIKVFDDSLARQLLTDEEYESIASNMSQGIAFFQPGFEGTQEQALRRVVDHQLSPSPLGRAAFAEQALEVAALHGASQYLIFAAGYDTFAYRQPEWASKLQIFELDHPATAEDKRRRVSALNCNKPSNLHYVSVDFSEPDWTSRMLDCHAFDPSVISFSSLLGITYYLPKDVFKEFLSAVTKLLPSGSSIVFDYPDEHTFTAHAGERTQKQVMMAARAGEPMQASYSYEELEHMLEDVNLLIYQHLTPAEITGQLFQAYNDSQPAHPITAFDNVNYCLAVKR, translated from the coding sequence GTGAAAAAAGAAAGTTTAACTGCACTCGTCAGCGCATTCTCCAGAGCGTATCACGCGGAGCATAATCTGATCAAAGTTTTTGATGATTCACTTGCCAGACAACTGTTAACCGATGAGGAATACGAGAGTATTGCCAGCAACATGTCACAGGGGATTGCGTTCTTCCAGCCGGGATTTGAGGGCACACAGGAGCAGGCGCTGCGCAGAGTCGTTGACCACCAGCTGTCTCCGTCACCACTTGGCAGGGCTGCATTTGCCGAACAGGCCCTTGAGGTGGCCGCTTTGCACGGTGCAAGCCAGTATCTGATATTTGCCGCAGGGTATGATACCTTCGCTTACCGGCAGCCGGAGTGGGCTTCGAAGCTGCAAATTTTTGAGCTGGATCATCCTGCCACAGCTGAGGACAAACGCAGACGCGTATCGGCTCTGAACTGCAATAAGCCGTCCAATCTGCACTATGTTTCAGTAGACTTCAGTGAACCGGACTGGACGAGCCGGATGCTGGACTGCCATGCCTTTGACCCAAGTGTAATCAGCTTCAGCAGCTTGCTGGGCATCACCTACTATTTGCCCAAGGATGTGTTTAAGGAATTCTTGTCAGCCGTAACGAAGCTGCTCCCAAGCGGCAGCAGTATTGTCTTTGATTATCCCGATGAGCATACATTCACTGCGCATGCAGGGGAACGCACGCAGAAGCAGGTGATGATGGCCGCACGGGCAGGTGAGCCGATGCAGGCCAGCTATTCCTATGAGGAGCTGGAACACATGCTGGAAGACGTCAACTTGTTGATCTATCAGCATTTGACACCAGCGGAAATTACCGGCCAGCTGTTTCAAGCCTACAATGATAGCCAACCTGCCCACCCAATCACGGCATTCGATAATGTGAATTATTGCCTGGCGGTTAAACGGTAG
- the gdhA gene encoding NADP-specific glutamate dehydrogenase, which produces MSIAITESSASAAEYVQGIYDQVITRDPHEREFHQAVKEILDTLVPVLARHSRYREHGILERLVEPERSVTFRVPWVDDSGSIQVNRGFRIQFNSAIGPYKGGIRFHPSVYSGIIKFLGFEQIFKNALTGLSIGGGKGGSDFDPKGKSDQEIMHFTQSFMTELYRHIGPDTDIPAGDIGVGAREIGYMFGQYKRIRGGHESGVLTGKGLQYGGSLARKEATGYGCVYFVQEMLAAKGLEFRDSRVVVSGSGNVSIYAIEKAQQMGAVVVACSDSGGYIHDPLGINLETVKRLKETQQLRISEYVKIHPHAEYFEGCAGIWNLPCDIALPCATQNELDEDAARKLINNGVKAIGEGANMPSTLQAIQLFLDNAVLFAPAKAANAGGVAVSALEMSQNSMRIAWTFEEVDEKLRHIMKNIYRSAVAAAEEYEVPGNLLAGANIAGFLRVADAMLAQGIV; this is translated from the coding sequence GTGTCAATTGCTATTACAGAATCATCGGCATCGGCAGCTGAATATGTACAAGGGATTTATGATCAGGTGATCACCCGTGATCCTCATGAACGGGAATTCCATCAAGCTGTCAAAGAAATCCTGGATACACTCGTTCCCGTATTGGCCAGGCATTCCCGTTATAGGGAGCATGGTATTCTTGAACGTCTGGTCGAGCCGGAACGCAGCGTAACCTTTCGCGTGCCATGGGTGGATGATTCCGGCAGCATACAGGTCAACCGGGGGTTTCGCATTCAGTTCAACAGCGCCATTGGTCCCTACAAAGGCGGCATCCGTTTCCATCCTTCGGTATATTCCGGTATTATTAAATTTCTGGGTTTTGAGCAGATCTTCAAAAATGCACTCACCGGCTTGTCCATCGGCGGCGGCAAAGGCGGCTCGGATTTCGATCCCAAAGGTAAATCGGATCAGGAAATTATGCACTTTACCCAAAGCTTCATGACAGAGCTTTACCGGCATATCGGCCCGGATACAGATATTCCTGCTGGCGATATCGGTGTCGGTGCACGCGAGATCGGATACATGTTTGGACAATACAAACGTATCCGTGGAGGGCATGAATCGGGTGTGCTTACCGGAAAAGGTCTCCAGTACGGCGGAAGTTTGGCACGGAAAGAGGCTACGGGCTACGGCTGCGTCTACTTCGTTCAAGAGATGCTGGCGGCGAAAGGTCTTGAATTCCGGGACAGCCGGGTTGTTGTATCCGGTTCAGGCAACGTGTCCATATATGCCATCGAGAAAGCACAGCAAATGGGAGCGGTCGTTGTGGCCTGCAGCGATTCGGGCGGATATATTCATGACCCGCTGGGCATTAATCTGGAAACGGTAAAAAGACTGAAGGAAACCCAGCAGCTCCGAATCAGCGAATACGTCAAAATACACCCTCATGCGGAATATTTTGAAGGCTGCGCCGGTATCTGGAACCTCCCCTGCGATATCGCACTTCCGTGCGCAACTCAGAACGAGCTGGACGAAGACGCTGCCCGGAAACTGATAAATAATGGAGTCAAGGCAATCGGTGAAGGAGCTAACATGCCGTCTACACTCCAAGCCATCCAGCTGTTCCTTGACAACGCTGTGTTGTTTGCGCCCGCTAAGGCTGCTAACGCCGGAGGAGTGGCTGTTTCCGCGCTGGAGATGAGCCAAAACAGCATGCGAATTGCCTGGACGTTTGAAGAGGTTGACGAGAAGCTCCGGCACATCATGAAAAATATATACCGCAGTGCAGTAGCGGCCGCAGAAGAATATGAGGTTCCCGGCAACCTCCTCGCGGGTGCGAATATTGCCGGATTCCTGCGGGTCGCCGATGCCATGCTGGCTCAGGGAATCGTCTAA
- a CDS encoding diaminopimelate dehydrogenase gives MNTIIKVGISGYGNLGKGVHQAIAQNPDMELVAIFTRRDPQQLETPPGVHFEHISAADQYIGRIDVMILCGGSATDLPEQTPQLAAMFNTVDSFDTHAKIPEFFQSVHQAALAGGRLSVISTGWDPGLFSMNRLLMEAVLPEGQEYTFWGPGVSQGHSDAIRRVPGVQAGVQYTVPVQAVIDGIRAGETPKLETREKHRRECFVVAQENADREQIRETIVNMPNYFADYDTTVTFITQEQLNAEHSGMPHGGFVIRSGVSGNGSKQIAEFGLKLESNPEFTASVLVAYARAAFRLSQEGQRGAKTVFDIPLGHLSPKSAEELRRELL, from the coding sequence TTGAACACAATAATTAAAGTAGGCATTTCAGGGTATGGCAATTTGGGCAAAGGAGTACACCAGGCGATTGCACAAAATCCGGACATGGAACTTGTCGCGATATTCACGCGCAGAGACCCGCAGCAGCTGGAAACTCCCCCTGGCGTTCACTTTGAGCATATTTCTGCGGCAGATCAATACATAGGCCGTATTGACGTAATGATCCTGTGTGGCGGTTCAGCAACCGACCTGCCGGAACAGACTCCGCAGCTGGCAGCAATGTTCAATACGGTGGACAGCTTCGATACGCATGCCAAAATTCCGGAATTTTTCCAATCGGTTCATCAGGCGGCTCTTGCCGGAGGACGCTTAAGTGTGATCTCAACAGGCTGGGACCCAGGCCTGTTCTCCATGAACCGGCTGCTGATGGAAGCTGTGCTGCCCGAAGGACAGGAATATACTTTTTGGGGGCCCGGTGTCAGCCAAGGCCACTCCGATGCGATCCGCCGCGTGCCGGGTGTTCAGGCGGGCGTTCAATACACCGTGCCGGTACAAGCAGTAATTGACGGCATCCGGGCCGGAGAGACTCCGAAGCTGGAAACCCGCGAGAAACACCGCAGAGAATGTTTTGTAGTAGCGCAGGAAAACGCCGACCGGGAACAAATCCGGGAAACTATTGTGAACATGCCGAATTACTTTGCCGACTATGATACGACGGTAACCTTCATCACCCAAGAACAGCTTAACGCTGAGCATTCCGGTATGCCGCATGGCGGGTTTGTGATCCGCAGCGGCGTATCCGGCAATGGAAGCAAACAAATCGCTGAATTCGGTCTGAAGCTGGAGAGCAATCCTGAGTTTACGGCCAGCGTTCTGGTTGCCTACGCTAGAGCGGCATTCCGTTTAAGCCAGGAAGGTCAGCGGGGAGCTAAGACAGTATTTGATATTCCGCTCGGGCATTTATCGCCCAAATCGGCGGAAGAGCTTCGCCGCGAGCTGCTGTAA
- a CDS encoding alpha/beta hydrolase gives MIKNWIYKCSCWGLIALLMIALTGCMKEQEPTAVQPSPTLEGSAAPDETKGTVSIEKLGERRIFVYLPPGYETGQDRYPVVYMNDGRSVFNTGTSSFNKEWLVDKKVDQLVKDGKLEKVIVIAVDAGEDSDRGKEYVPFPNDSIPTDGTGAEKFTRYFIETVIPFADSTYRTIPDRDHRMIMGSSFGGVQAFWMGYHHPETFSVIGALSASTWVANGQAYEDWAQETGKPDVKIWLDMGAKEKMVIDPLVDLLLSKGFKYGQDLFFQMDPIGEHNEISWSRRVHNPLIMFAGKAPGQAVKLEVSDYLSISGMGESYLRLNPVATMDNGMDYSVSSEASYKVLNTEAGQVEPSGKVTFLKQEDLRVEVTYQGLTQLYDIKKDR, from the coding sequence ATGATCAAGAATTGGATTTACAAGTGCAGTTGCTGGGGACTTATAGCATTATTAATGATAGCGCTCACAGGTTGTATGAAAGAACAGGAGCCAACCGCTGTTCAGCCTTCGCCAACCCTGGAGGGAAGTGCTGCTCCTGATGAAACCAAAGGTACAGTGAGCATAGAGAAGCTCGGGGAACGGAGAATCTTTGTTTACCTGCCGCCTGGTTATGAAACCGGCCAAGACCGTTATCCTGTAGTGTATATGAACGACGGGCGGAGTGTGTTTAATACCGGCACCAGTTCTTTTAATAAAGAGTGGCTGGTTGACAAGAAGGTTGACCAGCTTGTTAAAGACGGCAAGCTGGAGAAGGTCATTGTAATTGCAGTCGATGCAGGCGAAGACTCAGACCGTGGGAAAGAGTATGTCCCTTTCCCTAATGATTCTATTCCTACGGATGGGACCGGGGCGGAGAAATTTACCCGGTATTTTATTGAAACCGTCATTCCCTTTGCGGATTCAACATACAGAACGATTCCAGACAGGGACCACCGGATGATCATGGGATCGTCATTTGGCGGAGTGCAGGCGTTCTGGATGGGCTATCACCATCCCGAGACTTTCTCTGTGATCGGTGCGCTGTCCGCCTCCACATGGGTAGCTAACGGACAAGCTTATGAAGATTGGGCGCAAGAAACCGGAAAGCCGGATGTGAAGATTTGGCTGGACATGGGAGCTAAGGAAAAAATGGTAATCGATCCACTGGTAGATTTACTTTTGTCGAAGGGATTTAAATATGGGCAGGATTTATTTTTTCAGATGGATCCTATTGGTGAGCATAATGAGATTTCCTGGTCCAGACGAGTACATAATCCACTGATCATGTTCGCCGGGAAAGCACCCGGTCAAGCGGTTAAGCTGGAAGTAAGCGACTATTTGTCAATTTCAGGGATGGGAGAATCTTATCTCCGCCTCAATCCGGTAGCAACCATGGACAATGGAATGGATTATTCTGTCTCCTCCGAAGCCTCATACAAGGTGCTGAATACCGAGGCTGGACAGGTGGAGCCCTCAGGGAAAGTGACCTTTTTGAAACAGGAAGACTTGCGTGTTGAAGTTACATATCAAGGGCTGACCCAGTTGTATGATATAAAAAAAGATCGTTAG
- a CDS encoding sensor domain-containing protein, translating into MNNKVYTMPVGAQESLQIPAQSPSKPRRGGTNPKVFRSIMYFIISLPLTIVYFVFMVTGLALSIGLTPVFIGIPLFFAVAKGIDYIVKFEQELVRSLLDIPGPSEEHQSNMQVEGAGFLQRMKLGFHAGKFARNIMLIIARFVSSIVFFSITITVVAAALGLITLPVLHQIFLQTMDLNILENSVFALFQIDWTLSQQYISYVVAGFVVALIANWVIRKLMDIQRRMLFVSYDEGQQY; encoded by the coding sequence ATGAACAATAAAGTGTATACTATGCCGGTTGGAGCGCAGGAATCTCTGCAGATTCCAGCACAATCACCATCTAAACCTCGCAGAGGTGGAACAAATCCCAAGGTATTCCGGAGCATTATGTATTTTATAATATCTTTGCCGCTAACGATTGTGTATTTCGTATTTATGGTGACAGGGCTGGCGTTGTCCATTGGGTTAACACCTGTTTTCATCGGAATCCCCTTATTTTTTGCAGTAGCTAAGGGAATCGATTACATCGTAAAATTTGAGCAAGAGCTGGTAAGATCGTTGCTGGATATTCCTGGACCAAGTGAAGAACACCAATCGAATATGCAGGTGGAGGGAGCGGGCTTCCTGCAACGAATGAAGTTAGGCTTTCATGCCGGGAAGTTTGCACGTAACATTATGCTGATAATAGCCCGGTTCGTATCCAGCATTGTTTTCTTTTCAATTACGATAACTGTGGTAGCGGCTGCACTTGGTCTGATTACACTGCCTGTGCTCCATCAGATTTTTCTGCAAACTATGGATTTGAATATTCTGGAGAATAGTGTGTTTGCCTTGTTCCAAATCGACTGGACATTATCTCAGCAATATATTTCTTATGTCGTAGCAGGATTTGTAGTTGCCTTGATCGCAAATTGGGTAATTCGCAAGCTTATGGATATACAGCGTAGAATGCTGTTCGTATCCTACGATGAAGGACAGCAGTATTAA